In the uncultured Methanobacterium sp. genome, one interval contains:
- a CDS encoding toprim domain-containing protein, translating to MEIRNPIDVRIIVEGASDVENVSRALQNIALGAEYHITISSIIPTTNLDIAKKAVNGADIVLIATDVDAPGRELAEKFQKVLKKEVGHIERMKLPFGHDVEYIDPVLIRREIKNAIIRSGLLSIANLGRFQEIKDRLKESEAKIKELNKEIKDLSSQKDELILENQELNDSQEKLKLKQENLQEDFKVTKQRYADVKNQYGILINKNLYERFSLSELWKETFNETLDEEEHITFITSEFKPDNITLGQGFITAPSRKDAVDWLKVIRTVLIFYDSKIEDLKEEIGDEKFNPHLLKE from the coding sequence ATGGAAATTAGAAATCCCATCGATGTGCGTATCATCGTGGAAGGAGCTTCAGACGTGGAAAACGTCTCCCGGGCTTTACAGAACATTGCCCTGGGAGCGGAGTACCACATAACCATCTCCTCCATTATACCCACCACCAACCTAGACATAGCCAAAAAAGCAGTTAATGGTGCAGATATTGTTTTAATCGCCACTGATGTGGATGCCCCTGGAAGAGAACTGGCTGAAAAATTCCAGAAAGTTCTTAAAAAAGAAGTGGGTCATATAGAACGGATGAAACTCCCCTTCGGTCATGACGTGGAGTACATTGACCCCGTACTTATCAGAAGGGAAATTAAAAATGCCATAATTCGTTCTGGATTATTATCTATCGCTAACTTGGGACGTTTCCAGGAAATTAAAGACAGACTCAAAGAATCTGAAGCTAAAATTAAGGAATTGAATAAAGAAATTAAAGATCTGTCTTCTCAAAAAGATGAACTCATCTTGGAGAACCAGGAATTAAATGATTCCCAGGAAAAGCTGAAATTAAAACAGGAAAATTTACAGGAAGATTTTAAGGTTACCAAACAGCGCTACGCTGATGTGAAAAACCAGTACGGAATTTTAATTAATAAAAATTTGTACGAAAGATTCTCTCTCAGTGAACTATGGAAGGAAACCTTTAATGAGACCTTAGATGAAGAAGAACATATCACTTTTATTACCAGCGAATTTAAACCAGATAACATTACTTTAGGGCAAGGTTTTATAACTGCCCCATCTCGAAAAGATGCAGTGGATTGGTTGAAGGTTATTCGTACGGTGCTCATTTTTTACGATTCAAAAATTGAAGATCTTAAGGAAGAAATAGGTGATGAGAAATTCAACCCACACCTACTCAAGGAATAG
- a CDS encoding 50S ribosomal protein L37e: protein MKGTPSFGKRNKKTHIRCRRCGKNSYNARKRYCSACGFGRTKRVRTYSWQNKKLNGYRLK, encoded by the coding sequence TTGAAAGGTACACCATCATTTGGTAAACGTAACAAAAAAACCCATATCCGTTGTAGAAGATGTGGGAAAAACTCATACAATGCCAGGAAGCGCTACTGTTCAGCATGTGGCTTCGGAAGAACCAAAAGAGTCAGGACCTACAGCTGGCAGAACAAGAAACTTAATGGTTACAGGTTGAAATAG
- the arfB gene encoding 2-amino-5-formylamino-6-ribosylaminopyrimidin-4(3H)-one 5'-monophosphate deformylase: protein MVKLRYSSGRIVSPDVHKIGIMAIGSHLENHGAALPIDTDSKIASYLAFQASVRTGAKFLGILYAATEYDYVKHGVHLPADVLVEKELIPTLKNARNNLDLEAVVLVNGHGGNVPIKDYLNDVRRKLGIKIIFNNKIVEIEGPHAGTGELSMGVVLGMADESCLQEHCQFDEYPEVGMIGLQQARQQNKGIDEGACKVQEQGVSVDCELGESLLETAICDIINDIKTLLS from the coding sequence ATGGTAAAATTAAGATACTCCTCAGGCAGGATTGTTTCACCAGATGTTCATAAAATAGGCATCATGGCCATTGGGTCTCACCTGGAAAACCATGGTGCTGCACTTCCCATTGACACTGATTCCAAAATAGCATCTTACCTGGCATTCCAAGCTTCGGTTCGTACAGGAGCCAAATTTTTGGGCATATTATATGCTGCAACTGAGTATGATTATGTTAAGCATGGTGTCCATCTGCCTGCAGATGTTCTGGTGGAAAAAGAACTTATTCCCACTTTAAAAAATGCCCGAAATAATTTGGATCTGGAGGCAGTAGTCCTGGTGAATGGTCACGGTGGAAATGTTCCCATTAAAGATTATCTTAATGACGTTCGAAGAAAGTTAGGCATTAAAATTATTTTTAACAACAAGATTGTGGAAATTGAGGGACCCCATGCAGGTACAGGGGAACTTTCCATGGGTGTGGTTCTGGGAATGGCTGATGAATCCTGTCTTCAGGAACATTGCCAGTTTGATGAATACCCTGAAGTAGGGATGATTGGCCTTCAACAGGCGCGCCAGCAAAATAAAGGTATTGATGAAGGGGCCTGTAAAGTTCAAGAACAGGGTGTTTCTGTGGACTGTGAATTAGGTGAATCCTTGCTTGAAACTGCCATCTGTGATATTATAAATGATATTAAAACTTTGTTGAGTTAA
- a CDS encoding MDR family MFS transporter, protein MNNNDFNDNNGSSGGKLAPGEVKVLMAGLMISLLVGALDNSIMSTAMPQVISSLGGMAYYVWPFTIYLLCSTMAIILSGKLSDIYGRKRILVFGIALFIAASTLCGFAGDMLQLTFFRGIQGIGGGILMTIPFIVVAEIFPPRQRGKYAGILSSVFGLANVLGPVLGGVITGFMGWRWVFFINIPVGIAAIYILRSYFPHMEEVVKERIIDYGGIITLTAALSSLFLALTFIRDPAIPQYLLVSLFIFAGVMVVAFAYVEKRSREPILPLHLFKNSIFNVSAVAMFLASAVMFCGIIYLPLFMQGVQNLSPAFSGVLITPMLLSLTFSSIIAGQIISKTGTYKKLAVGAFVLLTGGMALLSTMGIGTGILEVVIYSAILGAGTGMTYPIFNVAVQNAVSKREIAVGTASMQFFRNIGATVALPVFGVIVNLTINMDINMASKVPANLMNLAVHNVYLTGLVISIMGLVSCLFFKDAVLSNRMDGKTPSKELKNSNDDNMDLGEKAK, encoded by the coding sequence ATGAATAATAACGATTTTAATGATAATAATGGAAGTTCAGGCGGAAAATTAGCACCTGGCGAGGTAAAGGTGCTAATGGCAGGGCTGATGATCAGTCTTCTGGTGGGTGCCCTGGATAACTCCATCATGAGTACGGCCATGCCTCAGGTCATTAGTAGTCTGGGAGGCATGGCTTACTATGTATGGCCCTTCACTATTTACCTCTTATGTTCGACTATGGCCATAATACTGTCAGGAAAGCTTTCAGATATCTATGGTCGTAAGAGGATCCTGGTCTTTGGTATTGCATTATTCATAGCTGCTTCAACTCTTTGTGGTTTTGCTGGAGACATGTTGCAACTCACCTTCTTCCGGGGAATTCAGGGAATTGGTGGCGGAATACTCATGACCATCCCATTCATAGTGGTTGCCGAGATATTTCCCCCACGTCAGCGTGGAAAATATGCAGGAATCCTCTCATCAGTATTCGGCCTGGCCAACGTCCTGGGACCGGTCCTGGGAGGGGTTATCACTGGTTTCATGGGCTGGAGATGGGTGTTCTTCATCAACATACCGGTGGGCATAGCTGCCATATACATCCTCCGCTCTTACTTCCCCCACATGGAAGAGGTGGTTAAGGAGAGGATAATAGACTACGGTGGAATAATCACATTAACTGCAGCTTTAAGTTCTCTGTTTTTGGCTTTAACATTCATACGGGACCCAGCCATACCCCAATATCTCCTGGTATCTCTGTTTATATTCGCAGGGGTTATGGTTGTTGCATTTGCCTATGTTGAGAAAAGATCAAGAGAGCCTATTTTACCACTGCATTTATTTAAAAACTCCATATTCAATGTTTCAGCAGTGGCCATGTTCCTAGCCAGTGCAGTTATGTTCTGTGGAATTATTTACCTGCCCCTTTTCATGCAGGGTGTTCAAAATCTAAGCCCCGCCTTTTCAGGAGTGCTCATAACTCCCATGCTTCTAAGTTTAACATTTTCTTCCATTATTGCCGGACAGATAATCTCCAAGACCGGTACCTATAAGAAACTGGCAGTAGGGGCATTCGTACTCCTAACTGGAGGTATGGCCTTACTTTCCACCATGGGAATTGGTACGGGTATCCTGGAAGTGGTGATCTATTCGGCAATACTGGGGGCAGGTACTGGTATGACCTATCCCATCTTCAACGTGGCGGTACAGAATGCGGTATCCAAACGAGAAATAGCAGTTGGAACTGCATCAATGCAGTTTTTCAGGAATATTGGAGCCACAGTTGCCTTACCTGTATTTGGGGTGATAGTGAATCTCACCATTAACATGGACATTAACATGGCCAGTAAAGTTCCCGCAAATCTCATGAATCTGGCTGTGCACAATGTATACTTGACTGGGCTGGTTATAAGTATAATGGGGCTTGTATCCTGTCTGTTCTTCAAGGATGCTGTTTTAAGCAATCGAATGGACGGAAAAACACCTTCAAAGGAGTTAAAAAACAGTAATGATGATAACATGGATCTTGGGGAAAAGGCCAAGTAA
- a CDS encoding RNA-binding protein, whose amino-acid sequence MKIKKRYHLKKKKLKDFQAKLGPYSSLIPSKSKVEILESDLPDLILVDGDPLIIILDGEPFPTLKGALKHPIQSHMVVVDMGAVKFMTSGADVMSPGIVEADPQIQEGDTVIVVDENHRKPLAMGTAIISGEEMVDKDKGKAVKTLHYIGDKIWNLDV is encoded by the coding sequence TTGAAAATAAAAAAGAGATATCATCTGAAAAAAAAGAAACTAAAAGATTTTCAAGCCAAACTGGGGCCTTACAGCTCTTTGATACCTTCTAAATCCAAGGTAGAGATTTTAGAAAGCGATCTACCTGATTTGATCCTGGTTGATGGTGATCCCCTTATTATTATCCTGGATGGGGAGCCATTTCCAACCCTGAAAGGAGCCCTAAAACACCCAATCCAAAGTCACATGGTGGTGGTGGATATGGGGGCAGTGAAATTCATGACCAGTGGAGCCGATGTGATGTCCCCAGGGATTGTGGAGGCTGACCCTCAGATTCAGGAGGGAGATACAGTTATTGTGGTTGATGAAAATCATCGTAAACCCCTGGCCATGGGAACCGCTATCATATCTGGAGAAGAAATGGTAGACAAAGATAAGGGCAAGGCAGTAAAGACCTTACACTATATTGGGGATAAAATCTGGAATCTTGATGTTTAA
- a CDS encoding MarR family transcriptional regulator, producing the protein MVNENLKMETMLDDLLIYFPIFYQKVRTSKDFKEKQTSAAYYQIMGLLMDQGSLPISVIGDYLYISRPNMTSHIDKLVSDGRVERKGDEKDRRVTLISITPEGMEFMKKARVKVEENMLNNLSSLSDAEMEELFTAVTTIKKLLFKIRDVKNE; encoded by the coding sequence ATGGTAAATGAAAACTTGAAAATGGAAACAATGTTGGATGATCTTTTGATTTATTTCCCGATCTTTTACCAGAAGGTTCGCACGTCAAAGGATTTTAAGGAAAAACAAACTTCAGCGGCCTACTATCAGATCATGGGGCTTTTGATGGATCAGGGGAGTCTTCCCATATCAGTTATTGGTGATTATTTGTATATCTCCCGACCTAACATGACCTCTCATATTGATAAACTGGTCTCAGATGGGAGGGTGGAACGTAAAGGCGATGAAAAAGACCGCAGGGTAACTTTGATCTCTATTACTCCTGAAGGGATGGAGTTCATGAAAAAAGCTAGGGTTAAAGTTGAGGAAAACATGTTGAATAACCTCTCTTCCCTGAGTGATGCTGAAATGGAAGAACTTTTCACGGCAGTAACAACCATTAAAAAACTCTTATTTAAAATAAGGGATGTTAAAAATGAATAA
- a CDS encoding DUF6790 family protein, whose translation MEMWYIFAGVPLLGAVIHFFLSKKPKSLNRITELLLLWYLGVGIGVGSLFSGLIQVLSPEMVAKSTGWAYSPFLREVGFANISYGILGLLAIRFRNFWAPAIIAYAVFMWGAAVGHIYEIQQTANLSAGNAGAVLYLDILMPIFLIILFVIYHKTLKNNTSNESTS comes from the coding sequence ATGGAAATGTGGTATATATTCGCAGGTGTGCCTCTTTTAGGTGCGGTAATACATTTTTTCTTAAGTAAAAAGCCCAAATCCCTAAATCGGATAACTGAATTATTACTATTATGGTATTTGGGTGTGGGAATTGGTGTTGGATCTTTATTCAGTGGTTTAATACAAGTTTTAAGCCCAGAAATGGTGGCTAAATCAACAGGATGGGCTTATTCGCCATTTTTGCGTGAAGTAGGATTTGCAAACATTTCATATGGTATTTTAGGTCTTTTAGCAATACGTTTTAGGAATTTCTGGGCACCAGCTATTATTGCTTACGCCGTATTCATGTGGGGTGCAGCCGTAGGACACATCTATGAAATACAGCAAACAGCAAATCTCTCAGCGGGTAATGCCGGAGCAGTACTTTACCTTGACATTTTAATGCCCATATTCTTGATAATATTATTTGTAATATATCATAAGACTCTAAAAAACAACACAAGCAATGAATCTACTAGTTAA
- a CDS encoding GIY-YIG nuclease family protein, translated as MVRKTILKGTYCLLINLNQNQTLKIGKKGEIQFKKGCYIYVGSALNSLEGRIRRHLRQNKKMHWHVDYLLDSPNTQVTEVFYSDDGVKHECELAVQIALKGEEIKGFGCSDCNCPAHLFYFQNESQATLNCLEGFKKLELEIKTLEDLD; from the coding sequence ATGGTCAGAAAAACTATTTTAAAGGGAACTTACTGTCTTTTAATAAATTTAAACCAAAATCAAACCCTAAAAATTGGTAAAAAAGGAGAAATCCAGTTTAAAAAGGGTTGTTATATCTATGTGGGATCTGCACTCAACTCTCTGGAGGGGAGGATCAGAAGACACCTTCGGCAAAATAAAAAGATGCACTGGCACGTGGATTACCTCCTGGACAGCCCCAACACTCAGGTAACAGAAGTATTTTACAGTGATGATGGTGTTAAACACGAATGTGAGCTGGCAGTTCAAATAGCTCTCAAAGGTGAGGAAATAAAGGGATTTGGTTGTTCTGATTGCAACTGCCCTGCACACTTATTCTATTTTCAAAATGAGTCCCAGGCCACTTTAAACTGCCTGGAAGGGTTTAAAAAATTAGAATTAGAGATTAAAACCCTTGAAGATCTGGATTGA
- the purF gene encoding amidophosphoribosyltransferase: MQDKCGIVGAYSHNKSHNISREIYYGLYALQHRGQESAGISAHNGEEMRTYRGMGLVCDVFNNGNIEGLDGNVGIGHVRYSTTGESHIQNSQPFISKFDMGNIAIAHNGDIINSMELRRDLEKEGTTFQSSTDSEVICHLLTKEYSQNHDMVESIKKVSKKLIGSYSLVLLVNDDLMVVRDPIGIKPLSLGQKEGITMVASETVAFDVVGAEYVRDVEPGEILLINDEVHSFKIPKKPGTPRAHCMFEYVYFARPDSILDGRVVYRVRKNIGKALFKEHPVDADVVMPVPDSAITAAIGYSRASGIPYGEGLIKNRYIGRTFIMPTQEERETSVKLKMNPIKSELEGKSIVLVDDSIVRGTTSKALVNVLREAGVKEIHLRVGSPPITSPCYYGIAMATHKELIASDKNVEKIRKTIGVDSLGYLSIDSLVECIGIKRNELCLGCLTGEYPTELPANIEEYESCRC; the protein is encoded by the coding sequence GTGCAGGATAAATGCGGTATTGTAGGTGCTTATTCCCATAATAAGTCCCATAACATTTCCAGAGAAATATATTACGGCTTATATGCTTTACAACACCGTGGACAAGAGTCTGCAGGCATATCCGCCCATAATGGTGAAGAAATGCGTACCTACCGAGGTATGGGACTGGTCTGCGACGTGTTCAACAACGGTAATATCGAAGGATTGGATGGGAATGTGGGAATAGGCCATGTACGTTACTCTACAACAGGTGAATCACATATTCAAAATTCCCAGCCATTTATAAGCAAATTTGACATGGGAAACATTGCTATAGCTCATAACGGAGATATTATTAACTCCATGGAACTCCGGAGGGACCTGGAGAAGGAAGGAACAACTTTCCAATCTTCCACTGACTCCGAAGTTATCTGTCACCTCTTAACCAAGGAATACTCCCAAAACCATGATATGGTGGAGTCCATTAAGAAGGTTTCCAAAAAATTGATTGGTTCCTACTCACTGGTCTTACTGGTTAACGATGACCTGATGGTGGTAAGAGACCCCATCGGCATCAAACCATTATCACTGGGACAGAAAGAAGGAATTACCATGGTAGCCTCAGAAACAGTTGCTTTTGATGTGGTAGGAGCAGAATACGTCCGCGATGTGGAACCAGGGGAAATACTGCTTATCAACGATGAAGTGCATAGTTTTAAAATCCCCAAAAAACCGGGCACTCCCCGGGCCCATTGTATGTTTGAATACGTTTATTTCGCCCGGCCAGATAGTATACTGGATGGGAGAGTTGTTTACAGGGTAAGAAAGAACATTGGAAAAGCCCTGTTTAAGGAACACCCTGTGGATGCAGATGTGGTTATGCCAGTACCGGACTCTGCCATTACTGCAGCCATAGGTTACTCTCGTGCTTCCGGAATTCCCTATGGGGAAGGATTGATAAAGAACCGTTACATAGGACGTACTTTCATCATGCCAACCCAGGAAGAACGTGAAACATCCGTCAAACTCAAAATGAATCCAATAAAGTCTGAACTGGAGGGTAAAAGTATAGTGCTGGTGGATGACAGTATAGTGCGAGGAACTACATCTAAAGCCCTGGTGAACGTGCTTCGTGAAGCAGGAGTGAAAGAAATCCATTTACGCGTAGGATCACCACCCATAACCTCTCCATGTTATTATGGTATTGCCATGGCCACCCATAAGGAACTCATAGCATCAGATAAGAATGTGGAGAAAATAAGAAAAACCATAGGTGTTGATTCACTGGGATACCTCAGTATAGACTCCCTGGTGGAATGTATTGGAATCAAAAGGAATGAACTGTGTCTGGGATGCCTCACAGGAGAATATCCAACAGAGTTACCAGCAAATATTGAGGAATATGAATCCTGCAGGTGTTAA
- a CDS encoding peptidase U32 family protein, with the protein MVELLAPARDFAALESALKNGADAVYIGLKNYNMRAHTANFSLDNLDDAAERCHHYGARLYACTNTVMRDSDINHLKSILPKIKAAGADAIIASDLGVLKIARDVDVDVHLSVQANISNLESLKLLHELGVKRVILSRELSLNEIKELSSESPIEVEVFIHGAMCLAISGRCFLSSYLYQKNANCGECLQPCRKEWSLVSEDDNDNTLSIGLPGKNGLKEDEGKLLAKINGFKGHILSPRDLCTIEYIPQLIEAGISSFKIEGRARPADYVATVTRVYREAIDSYEMGEWKFQDRWLEELQKVYNRGFDTGFYFQTPYKTSSYNQATHSKQDIGEVVNYYSQAKAAEIRLWNPLEVGDEIIIQGPTTGSIIQKVKSMQIMGKNIAKSEGRENVGVLLEDKVRPGDLVYRRVERIE; encoded by the coding sequence ATGGTCGAATTACTGGCACCTGCCCGGGACTTTGCAGCCCTGGAGTCCGCCCTGAAAAATGGAGCAGATGCAGTTTACATAGGGTTAAAAAATTATAACATGCGCGCCCACACTGCCAACTTCTCTTTAGATAACCTGGATGATGCTGCAGAACGCTGCCATCATTATGGGGCTCGTCTTTATGCCTGTACCAACACAGTCATGCGAGATAGTGATATAAATCATTTGAAATCTATTTTACCAAAAATTAAAGCTGCAGGAGCCGATGCTATAATCGCATCAGACCTGGGTGTTCTTAAGATCGCCAGGGATGTGGATGTTGATGTTCACCTGAGTGTTCAAGCTAACATATCCAATTTGGAATCTTTAAAACTCCTTCATGAACTGGGAGTTAAAAGGGTGATTTTATCCCGTGAACTATCCTTGAATGAGATAAAAGAACTCAGCAGTGAAAGTCCCATTGAAGTAGAGGTTTTTATCCACGGAGCTATGTGCCTAGCCATCTCCGGGAGATGTTTTTTAAGTTCCTACCTTTACCAGAAGAATGCCAACTGCGGGGAGTGTCTGCAACCATGCAGGAAAGAATGGAGCTTAGTCTCAGAAGATGATAATGATAATACACTATCTATAGGATTACCCGGGAAGAATGGTTTGAAAGAAGATGAAGGAAAATTATTAGCCAAAATCAATGGATTCAAAGGCCATATTTTAAGTCCCCGAGATCTTTGCACCATCGAATATATACCCCAACTCATAGAGGCGGGAATTTCTTCATTTAAAATCGAAGGTAGGGCCAGACCTGCTGATTATGTAGCTACCGTAACCAGAGTCTACCGGGAAGCAATTGATTCCTATGAGATGGGTGAATGGAAATTCCAGGACCGCTGGTTAGAGGAACTCCAGAAAGTTTACAACCGTGGCTTTGATACTGGATTCTACTTCCAGACCCCTTACAAAACCAGTAGCTACAACCAGGCCACCCATTCCAAACAGGACATAGGGGAAGTGGTTAATTATTATTCTCAAGCGAAAGCTGCGGAGATAAGGCTCTGGAACCCCCTGGAAGTGGGTGATGAAATTATAATACAGGGCCCCACCACTGGTTCCATTATTCAAAAGGTAAAATCAATGCAGATAATGGGAAAAAACATTGCAAAATCAGAAGGAAGAGAGAATGTAGGAGTCCTCCTTGAAGATAAAGTTAGACCCGGAGATCTGGTTTACCGGCGTGTTGAAAGAATAGAATAA
- a CDS encoding CBS domain-containing protein — protein MMKIQDAMEKNVIKFQVDDRIVDVAGSLRENKISGAPVMNKEGHLVGIISEGDIMRLLEIHSPHIRLILPSPLDLIELPVRMKYEMDEIAEDMNKAASVLIGEIMTKKVVTIDPDSDISDAAQLMDTHDVKRLPVMDSDGKMVGIITRGDIIGAMVRG, from the coding sequence ATGATGAAAATTCAGGATGCCATGGAAAAAAACGTAATCAAATTCCAAGTGGACGATCGCATCGTTGATGTGGCTGGAAGCCTACGTGAAAACAAGATCAGCGGAGCACCAGTGATGAATAAAGAAGGCCATCTGGTGGGAATCATCAGTGAAGGCGATATCATGCGACTCCTTGAGATTCACTCCCCCCACATCAGATTGATCCTGCCATCTCCACTGGACTTAATTGAACTACCGGTGCGTATGAAATACGAGATGGATGAGATAGCTGAAGACATGAACAAGGCTGCTTCTGTGCTTATTGGCGAAATTATGACCAAAAAAGTGGTTACCATTGACCCTGATTCAGATATTAGTGATGCTGCCCAGCTCATGGATACCCATGATGTTAAACGATTACCAGTTATGGATTCTGATGGGAAAATGGTGGGTATTATCACCAGGGGAGATATTATCGGAGCCATGGTGAGGGGATGA
- the cfbC gene encoding Ni-sirohydrochlorin a,c-diamide reductive cyclase ATP-dependent reductase subunit translates to MSKSKHIAIYGKGGIGKSTIVSNLAASYSKEKSVLVIGCDPKADTTRTLVGKRIPTILDILKEKKGAQEEDVLFQGYGNVMCVESGGPEPGVGCAGRGVIVAMKLLENLEVFNKDPEVIIYDVLGDVVCGGFAVPLRENFADEVYIVTSGEYMALYAANNISKGIKKLKSNLGGIICNCRGINRELEIVEEFAHRIGSKVIGVIPRSELVQESEIDAKTVMEKFPESEQAQKYRKLSSAILNNQDFVIPEPMGADEFDEFFRGFQ, encoded by the coding sequence ATGAGTAAGAGCAAGCACATTGCCATTTATGGAAAGGGAGGTATTGGTAAATCAACCATTGTCTCCAACCTGGCTGCATCCTACTCCAAAGAAAAAAGCGTTCTGGTAATTGGCTGCGACCCCAAGGCAGACACCACCCGCACCCTGGTGGGGAAAAGAATCCCTACCATCCTGGACATCTTAAAAGAAAAAAAAGGCGCCCAGGAGGAAGATGTCCTCTTCCAGGGATACGGTAATGTGATGTGCGTGGAAAGCGGGGGCCCCGAACCTGGTGTAGGCTGTGCGGGGAGAGGTGTTATCGTGGCCATGAAACTCTTGGAGAACCTGGAGGTCTTCAACAAGGACCCTGAAGTTATCATCTACGATGTACTGGGGGATGTGGTCTGCGGAGGATTCGCAGTACCCCTCAGGGAGAACTTTGCCGATGAAGTTTACATCGTAACTTCCGGAGAGTACATGGCCTTATACGCGGCTAACAACATCTCTAAGGGCATAAAAAAGCTTAAAAGTAACCTGGGCGGTATCATCTGCAACTGTAGGGGCATCAACCGAGAGTTAGAGATCGTGGAAGAATTCGCCCACCGTATTGGGAGTAAGGTTATAGGGGTGATTCCCCGGAGCGAACTGGTCCAGGAAAGTGAAATTGATGCCAAAACAGTTATGGAAAAGTTCCCAGAATCAGAACAGGCCCAGAAATACCGGAAACTTTCATCAGCCATTTTAAATAACCAGGACTTTGTTATCCCTGAACCCATGGGTGCTGATGAATTCGATGAATTTTTCAGGGGATTTCAGTAA
- a CDS encoding LSm family protein, whose translation MSVQKNVNTSRPLDVLGRALNSQVLIKLKGGREFRGVLESFDMHMNLVLNDAEELESGESSRRLGVVLIRGDNIVYISPG comes from the coding sequence GTGAGTGTACAGAAGAATGTAAATACATCACGACCATTAGATGTTTTAGGTCGAGCCCTTAACTCTCAAGTGTTAATTAAACTTAAAGGTGGCAGAGAATTCCGCGGAGTTCTTGAAAGCTTTGATATGCATATGAATTTAGTTCTAAATGACGCTGAAGAATTAGAAAGCGGCGAATCATCAAGAAGATTAGGCGTAGTCCTCATACGTGGGGATAACATAGTATACATATCACCAGGATAA
- a CDS encoding MBL fold metallo-hydrolase → MKMKCVVDNRAGLKSNLYAEHGFSLLVEENDTNFMVDTGQTPIVLKNNMDLMGITAVDGVLMSHGHNDHTGGISAIKDTIGINGGKTKFYMHPEILGQKYAVLDGKQRYVGFPTSINVETLNLEWIGENTRISEDMWIFNQVEDHSGFEPIPEYLKVMENGKCSPDKFKDELNLVIKTENGMVVISGCAHKGIVNILNSVSEYFQDDIYGVMGGSHLMDAPRERIQKTVESFKKLNPEIIALGHCTGFDALCLFKKEFGEKFIPLESGAEISI, encoded by the coding sequence ATGAAGATGAAATGTGTAGTAGATAACAGGGCAGGGCTCAAATCAAATTTATATGCCGAGCATGGCTTTTCCTTACTGGTGGAAGAAAATGATACCAATTTCATGGTAGATACTGGACAAACACCAATTGTCTTGAAGAATAACATGGATCTCATGGGAATCACCGCAGTGGATGGGGTGCTGATGAGTCATGGTCACAACGACCACACTGGAGGCATTTCAGCAATTAAAGATACTATTGGCATTAATGGTGGTAAAACCAAATTTTACATGCATCCTGAGATATTAGGTCAGAAATATGCAGTACTGGATGGTAAACAGCGTTATGTTGGTTTCCCCACAAGTATTAATGTGGAAACTCTTAACCTGGAATGGATCGGTGAAAATACCCGAATTAGTGAGGATATGTGGATTTTCAACCAGGTTGAAGATCATTCTGGTTTTGAACCCATACCTGAGTATCTGAAGGTTATGGAAAATGGAAAGTGCTCACCAGATAAATTCAAGGATGAATTAAATCTAGTAATTAAAACTGAAAATGGAATGGTTGTAATTTCTGGATGCGCCCACAAGGGCATTGTTAACATCTTGAATTCGGTCAGCGAATACTTCCAGGATGATATATATGGAGTTATGGGAGGATCACATCTCATGGATGCCCCTCGAGAGAGGATTCAAAAAACAGTGGAATCCTTTAAAAAACTAAACCCTGAAATCATTGCCCTGGGTCACTGCACAGGTTTCGATGCATTATGCTTATTTAAAAAGGAATTTGGGGAGAAATTCATCCCATTGGAATCTGGTGCAGAAATCTCGATATAA